The proteins below are encoded in one region of Prevotella melaninogenica ATCC 25845:
- a CDS encoding shikimate kinase, whose protein sequence is MTEHTEEYKPLRIILIGYMGAGKTTVGRALSKELNIPFYDLDWYIESRMRKTVKQIFDERGEEGFRMIEQSMLHEVAEFENVIISCGGGTPCFFDNMEYMNGQAETVYLKAETDVLYKHLLMGKSVRPLLLNKTADEVNLFIREQLKHREPFYTKAKHVLDVSLMDSYDKIQISVNQLCQLLKLNKANSLK, encoded by the coding sequence ATGACAGAGCATACAGAAGAATATAAACCGCTTCGCATTATTCTCATTGGTTATATGGGTGCGGGCAAGACGACCGTAGGCAGAGCCTTGTCAAAGGAGTTGAACATTCCGTTCTACGACTTAGATTGGTACATAGAGAGCCGAATGCGTAAGACGGTGAAGCAAATCTTCGATGAAAGGGGAGAGGAAGGCTTCCGTATGATAGAGCAATCAATGCTTCACGAAGTGGCTGAATTTGAGAATGTCATTATCTCTTGTGGGGGTGGAACTCCATGTTTCTTTGATAATATGGAGTATATGAATGGACAGGCTGAGACGGTCTATTTGAAAGCAGAGACTGATGTTCTGTACAAGCATCTGCTGATGGGGAAGTCTGTACGCCCCCTCTTACTCAATAAGACAGCTGATGAAGTAAACCTGTTTATTCGTGAACAATTGAAGCATCGCGAACCTTTTTACACAAAGGCTAAGCACGTTCTTGACGTGAGTCTTATGGATAGTTACGACAAGATACAGATTTCGGTTAATCAACTTTGCCAACTATTAAAGTTGAATAAAGCCAACAGTCTGAAATAA
- the speA gene encoding biosynthetic arginine decarboxylase, producing MKKWTIEDSQELYNISGWGTSYFGINESGDVYVTPCKDNTQVDLRDVMDELALRDVTPPVLLRFPDILDNRIEKTSSCFEKARKEYDFKAENFIIYPIKVNQMQPVVEEIISHGRKFNLGLEAGSKPELHAVIAVQCQSDSLIICNGYKDQSYIELALLAQKMGKRIFIVVEKLNEIDLIARAAKKLNVKPNLGIRIKLASSGSGKWADSGGDASKFGLTSSELLQALETLDNKGLHDCLHLIHFHIGSQITKIRRIQTALNEAAQYYVNLRKMGYNVDFVDCGGGLGVDYDGTRSASSESSVNYSIQEYVNDCVYTFVDAANKNDIPHPNIITESGRSLSAHHSVLVIDVLETASLPEMSEDFEAKDTDHQLVKDLYDIWDNLDSRNMLEDWHDAEQIREEALELFSHGLVDLKTRAEIEAMYWSVCHEINNLAKNMKHVPDELRNMDKLLADKYFCNFSLFQSLPDSWAIDQLFPVMPIQRLNERPSRNATLQDITCDSDGKISNFVAMGRSSHVLPIHALKKNEPYYLGVFLVGAYQEILGDMHNLFGDTNAVHVSVKDGSYHIDQIFDGETVEEVLEYVQYNPKKLVRQLEIWVTKSVKQGKISLEEGKEFLSNYRSGLYGYTYLE from the coding sequence ATGAAAAAGTGGACGATTGAAGATTCTCAAGAGTTGTACAACATCTCAGGGTGGGGTACATCTTACTTTGGTATTAACGAATCGGGTGATGTGTATGTAACACCTTGTAAGGACAATACACAAGTTGACTTACGTGACGTTATGGACGAACTCGCCCTGCGTGATGTGACACCTCCAGTGTTGCTCCGTTTCCCAGATATTCTCGATAACCGCATCGAGAAAACATCCTCTTGCTTTGAGAAAGCAAGGAAGGAATATGACTTCAAAGCAGAGAACTTCATCATCTATCCTATTAAGGTAAACCAGATGCAGCCGGTAGTTGAGGAGATTATCTCCCATGGACGTAAGTTCAACTTGGGCTTGGAAGCAGGCTCAAAGCCTGAGTTGCACGCTGTGATTGCCGTACAGTGTCAGAGCGATTCGCTCATTATCTGTAACGGATATAAGGATCAGAGCTATATTGAACTGGCTCTGTTAGCACAGAAGATGGGTAAGCGTATCTTCATTGTAGTGGAGAAACTCAATGAAATCGACCTTATTGCACGTGCTGCAAAGAAGTTGAATGTAAAGCCAAACCTTGGTATTCGCATCAAACTTGCTTCAAGTGGTTCTGGTAAGTGGGCTGATAGTGGTGGCGACGCTTCTAAGTTTGGTCTTACTTCTTCTGAACTCTTGCAGGCTTTAGAGACTCTCGACAACAAGGGATTGCACGATTGCTTGCATCTTATCCACTTCCATATCGGTTCACAGATTACGAAGATTCGTCGTATTCAGACAGCTCTCAACGAGGCTGCACAGTATTATGTGAACCTCAGAAAGATGGGTTATAACGTTGATTTCGTTGACTGTGGCGGTGGTTTAGGTGTCGACTATGATGGTACTCGTTCTGCAAGTAGCGAGAGTTCTGTCAACTATAGCATTCAAGAATATGTCAACGACTGCGTCTATACCTTTGTTGATGCAGCCAATAAGAATGATATTCCACATCCAAACATCATTACTGAGAGCGGTAGAAGTCTTTCTGCTCATCACTCTGTCCTCGTGATTGATGTGCTTGAAACTGCCTCTCTGCCAGAGATGTCAGAGGATTTCGAGGCAAAGGATACCGACCATCAGTTGGTAAAAGACCTCTACGATATCTGGGATAATCTTGATTCTCGTAACATGTTAGAGGACTGGCACGATGCTGAGCAGATTCGTGAGGAGGCATTAGAGTTGTTCTCTCATGGCTTAGTAGACCTAAAGACACGTGCTGAGATTGAGGCAATGTATTGGAGTGTATGCCATGAAATCAATAATTTGGCAAAGAATATGAAGCATGTGCCTGATGAGTTGCGCAATATGGATAAGCTTCTTGCAGATAAATATTTCTGTAACTTCTCTCTTTTCCAGTCTCTTCCAGACAGTTGGGCGATTGATCAACTCTTCCCTGTAATGCCGATCCAACGACTCAATGAGCGTCCATCACGTAACGCTACATTGCAGGATATCACCTGTGATAGCGACGGTAAGATTTCAAACTTCGTTGCAATGGGTCGCAGTAGTCACGTTCTTCCTATCCACGCATTGAAGAAGAATGAGCCTTATTACCTTGGAGTCTTCCTTGTTGGAGCTTATCAAGAGATTTTAGGTGATATGCACAACCTCTTTGGTGATACCAATGCCGTACATGTTTCAGTAAAGGATGGCAGCTATCATATCGATCAGATCTTTGATGGTGAGACGGTAGAAGAGGTATTGGAGTATGTTCAGTACAATCCAAAGAAGCTCGTTCGTCAACTCGAAATATGGGTGACAAAGAGCGTAAAGCAGGGTAAGATTTCACTTGAGGAGGGTAAAGAATTCCTCAGTAACTACCGCAGTGGACTCTACGGTTATACCTATTTGGAGTAA
- a CDS encoding sulfatase, with translation MNQNITKAILPLAALSCVHGKMLAQDVARPNILYIMCDDHAMQAISAYGSPISKLAPTPNIDRLAQRGMLFRNCFVENSLSTPSRACLMTGLYSHQNGQRQLAEGIDTTKTFVPELMQKAGYETGIVGKWHMMCRPKGFDYYYILDGQGKYYNPNFCTTGNYGKYKQEMGYATTLTTQHAIEFLDHRQKDKPFCLYVHHKAPHRSWFAEPKHIGMYDGVDFPLPKTFWDNYENRGSAAKTQKMNIEKDMELILDFKIPELLDTSDVESMASYAGLMGELGRMTAAQRMAWDKYYMPRNRRFIEAKLSGKDLAVWKYQNYIRDYMSVIASVDESVGQLLDYLKAHDLDKNTVVIYTSDQGFYMGEHGWFDKRFMYEESLHTPLIISYPGHIKEGVENTDMVQNIDFAPTFLAYAGVQQPKEMTGKPLQPLLAGNKPKNWRKDLYYHYYDYPTYHLVRKHDGVRNDRYKLIYFYGKGGMRAVEENKYQKIPGTSEYNCLKYLNATHYFNDDADVSYYELYDLQNDPDELNNIYGKKGTEKVTKLLMKRLNDYRKELKIDEY, from the coding sequence ATGAATCAAAACATTACAAAGGCAATCTTGCCGTTGGCAGCACTGTCGTGTGTCCACGGTAAGATGCTTGCGCAGGATGTGGCACGTCCTAACATCCTTTACATCATGTGTGACGACCACGCTATGCAGGCAATTAGTGCATATGGTAGTCCTATCTCGAAGTTAGCTCCTACACCAAACATCGATCGTTTGGCACAACGAGGAATGCTCTTTCGCAACTGTTTCGTGGAAAACTCATTGTCAACGCCAAGTCGTGCTTGCTTGATGACAGGACTCTACAGCCACCAGAATGGCCAAAGACAGTTGGCTGAGGGTATCGATACAACAAAGACTTTCGTCCCAGAGCTGATGCAGAAGGCTGGTTACGAAACTGGAATCGTAGGTAAATGGCACATGATGTGTCGCCCGAAGGGCTTCGATTACTATTATATCCTCGATGGTCAGGGAAAGTACTATAATCCAAATTTCTGCACAACAGGCAACTACGGCAAGTATAAACAGGAGATGGGGTATGCAACAACACTGACCACACAGCATGCGATAGAGTTTCTTGACCATCGACAGAAGGACAAGCCCTTCTGCTTGTATGTGCATCATAAGGCACCACATCGCAGTTGGTTTGCCGAGCCAAAGCATATCGGAATGTATGATGGGGTAGACTTCCCATTGCCAAAAACCTTCTGGGATAACTATGAGAATCGCGGTTCGGCAGCTAAAACACAGAAGATGAATATTGAGAAAGATATGGAGTTAATCTTAGACTTCAAGATTCCAGAGCTTCTTGATACATCAGACGTGGAGAGTATGGCTTCTTATGCAGGTTTGATGGGCGAACTTGGTCGTATGACAGCAGCACAAAGAATGGCATGGGATAAGTATTATATGCCAAGAAACCGCCGTTTCATCGAAGCGAAACTCTCAGGAAAAGACCTCGCAGTGTGGAAGTATCAGAATTATATTCGTGATTATATGTCTGTCATTGCTTCGGTAGATGAGAGTGTCGGTCAGCTGTTAGATTATCTTAAAGCACATGACTTAGATAAGAATACCGTGGTTATCTATACCTCTGATCAAGGTTTCTATATGGGCGAGCATGGATGGTTTGATAAGCGATTCATGTATGAGGAGTCTTTACATACCCCACTTATCATTAGCTACCCAGGTCATATCAAAGAAGGAGTAGAGAATACTGATATGGTACAGAATATCGACTTTGCACCGACTTTCCTTGCTTATGCCGGTGTACAACAGCCAAAGGAGATGACGGGTAAGCCACTGCAGCCGCTGCTTGCAGGTAATAAGCCAAAGAACTGGCGTAAGGATTTATATTATCACTACTACGATTATCCTACTTATCACCTTGTTCGTAAGCACGATGGTGTACGTAATGATCGCTACAAACTTATCTATTTCTATGGTAAGGGCGGTATGCGTGCCGTGGAGGAGAATAAGTATCAGAAGATTCCGGGTACGAGTGAGTATAACTGTCTGAAGTATTTGAATGCTACACACTACTTCAACGATGATGCTGATGTAAGCTATTACGAGCTTTATGACCTGCAGAATGACCCTGACGAGTTGAATAATATCTACGGAAAGAAGGGTACGGAGAAGGTAACAAAGCTGCTGATGAAGCGTTTGAACGATTATCGTAAAGAACTGAAAATAGATGAATACTAA
- a CDS encoding NUDIX domain-containing protein has protein sequence MHVLDKFRYCPVCGSKHFVEQNEKSKRCESCGFEYFLNPSSAVAAFILNEQGELLVTRRKFEPGRGTLDLPGGFCDIGETIGEALIREVREETNLTVKEKHYFCSLPNKYRYSDFDVPTLDAFFVCKVEDETVLKAADDVEEAMWLPLSEVHTEQFGLRSIRQALYDFLQMESKNLKK, from the coding sequence ATGCATGTATTAGATAAATTTCGGTATTGCCCCGTATGTGGAAGTAAACACTTTGTTGAACAGAATGAAAAAAGCAAACGCTGCGAGAGCTGTGGCTTTGAGTATTTCTTAAATCCAAGTTCTGCAGTCGCAGCATTTATTCTGAATGAGCAAGGAGAACTGCTTGTTACACGTAGGAAGTTTGAGCCCGGACGTGGAACATTGGACCTTCCTGGTGGTTTTTGTGATATTGGGGAGACGATTGGCGAGGCACTGATACGTGAGGTGAGAGAGGAAACTAACCTGACAGTCAAGGAAAAACATTACTTCTGTTCGCTTCCGAATAAGTATCGGTATAGTGATTTTGATGTTCCAACACTTGATGCCTTTTTTGTTTGTAAGGTAGAAGATGAGACTGTATTAAAGGCTGCTGACGATGTAGAAGAGGCAATGTGGCTTCCTTTGTCAGAGGTTCACACAGAGCAGTTTGGGCTCCGTTCTATTCGTCAGGCACTATACGATTTCCTGCAAATGGAGTCGAAAAACTTAAAAAAGTAG
- the topA gene encoding type I DNA topoisomerase: protein MQENLVIVESPAKAKTIEKFLGKDYKVMSSYGHIRDLKKKELSIDLDTLNPDYEIPDEKKKVVSELKKSAKAADKVWLASDEDREGEAISWHLCEVLGLDEDKTNRIVFHEITKPAILKAIESPRRLDMNLVNAQQARRVLDRLVGFRLSPVLWRKVKPALSAGRVQSVAVRLIVEREREIQNFNSEPYYRLNAVFAVTSEDGSKNEVKAELSKRFKTHEEALAFLELCKTSKFKVSSIAKKPLKRTPAPPFTTSTLQQEAARKLGFTVSQTMMVAQRLYEAGRITYMRTDSVNLSALAIEGCKTEIERLYGEDYGKVRKYQTHSKGAQEAHEAIRPTYIDNVSIEGTSQEKRLYDLIWKRTIASQMADAKIEKTTVNISLESEEGKNTTDLQFIANGEVVAFEGFLKVYHESTDDDENSEEFSHALPVMHEGEELERREIVSTERYSQGPNRYTEASLVRKLEELGIGRPSTYAPTISTIQQREYVQKGDRKGEERKYAVDSLLGLKITSKTKKEMAGADKGKLIPTDIGIVVNDFLMGNFPDIMDYNFTAKIEQEFDKIAEGKAEWNKEMKTFYQSFEPEVEKVMNARSEHKAGERELGLDPATGKPVFVKIGRFGPVVQIGSADDEDKPRFSQLPSDKSMEAITLDEALELFKLPRNLGQFEGTDVVIGAGRFGPYVLHDKKYTSLPKEEDPLTISLDAAINLIQKKRLQDAQRHLKTFEEDAKMEVMNGRYGPYIAYDGKNYRMPKNLHDKAAELTYEQCMDIVKNAPEPKRKK from the coding sequence ATGCAAGAAAACTTGGTAATAGTAGAGAGCCCGGCAAAGGCTAAGACCATAGAGAAGTTTCTCGGTAAGGATTATAAGGTGATGTCATCTTATGGACATATCCGTGACTTGAAGAAAAAGGAACTTAGCATTGACCTCGACACGTTAAATCCTGACTACGAAATCCCTGATGAGAAGAAGAAAGTAGTCAGTGAACTGAAGAAGAGTGCAAAAGCTGCCGATAAGGTTTGGTTAGCTTCCGATGAGGACCGCGAGGGAGAGGCTATCAGCTGGCACCTTTGCGAGGTGCTGGGATTGGATGAGGATAAAACGAATCGTATTGTTTTCCATGAGATTACCAAGCCAGCTATATTGAAAGCTATCGAGTCACCACGTCGTTTGGATATGAATCTTGTGAACGCACAGCAGGCTCGTCGTGTACTTGACCGCTTGGTTGGCTTCCGTCTTTCACCAGTGTTGTGGCGCAAAGTAAAGCCTGCTTTGAGTGCAGGACGTGTGCAGAGCGTAGCTGTTAGATTGATTGTTGAGCGTGAACGCGAGATACAAAACTTCAATTCAGAGCCTTACTACCGCTTGAATGCAGTCTTCGCTGTGACCAGTGAGGACGGTTCAAAGAATGAAGTGAAGGCAGAGTTGAGCAAGCGTTTTAAGACACATGAGGAAGCATTAGCGTTCCTTGAACTGTGTAAGACTTCAAAATTCAAGGTTTCATCGATAGCTAAGAAGCCTTTGAAGCGTACTCCAGCTCCTCCATTTACCACCTCAACCCTCCAGCAGGAAGCTGCAAGAAAGCTCGGATTTACCGTAAGTCAGACGATGATGGTTGCCCAAAGATTGTACGAGGCGGGTCGTATAACTTACATGCGTACTGATAGTGTGAATCTTTCAGCATTGGCTATCGAGGGCTGTAAGACAGAGATAGAGCGACTCTATGGCGAAGATTATGGTAAAGTAAGAAAGTATCAGACGCATAGTAAGGGTGCTCAAGAAGCACACGAGGCTATCCGTCCAACTTATATCGATAATGTTTCTATCGAAGGAACAAGCCAGGAAAAGCGTCTGTATGACCTTATTTGGAAACGTACAATCGCATCACAGATGGCGGATGCAAAGATAGAAAAGACCACAGTGAATATATCACTTGAGTCAGAAGAAGGCAAGAATACCACCGATTTACAGTTTATTGCGAATGGTGAGGTAGTAGCTTTCGAAGGTTTCTTGAAGGTATATCACGAGTCAACTGACGATGACGAAAACAGTGAGGAGTTCTCACATGCACTTCCAGTAATGCATGAAGGCGAAGAGTTGGAACGTCGTGAAATCGTGTCAACAGAGCGTTATTCACAGGGACCAAACCGCTATACGGAAGCAAGTCTTGTGCGTAAACTTGAAGAACTTGGTATTGGTCGCCCTTCAACTTACGCCCCAACAATCTCAACGATTCAGCAGCGTGAATACGTGCAGAAGGGAGATCGCAAGGGTGAAGAACGTAAGTATGCTGTTGACTCATTGCTTGGTTTGAAGATTACCTCTAAGACAAAGAAGGAGATGGCAGGTGCTGATAAGGGTAAACTTATCCCAACCGATATCGGTATTGTTGTAAACGACTTCCTTATGGGTAACTTCCCTGACATCATGGATTACAACTTCACGGCTAAGATTGAGCAGGAGTTTGATAAGATTGCAGAGGGAAAAGCAGAGTGGAATAAGGAGATGAAGACCTTCTACCAGAGCTTTGAACCAGAGGTGGAGAAGGTGATGAATGCTCGTTCTGAGCATAAGGCTGGTGAACGCGAACTTGGTCTTGACCCTGCTACAGGCAAACCAGTGTTCGTAAAGATTGGTCGTTTCGGTCCTGTGGTACAGATTGGTAGTGCTGACGATGAGGACAAACCACGCTTCTCACAGCTCCCATCTGATAAGAGTATGGAAGCCATTACCCTTGATGAGGCTTTGGAATTGTTTAAGTTACCACGTAACCTTGGACAGTTTGAGGGTACAGATGTCGTAATTGGAGCTGGTCGATTTGGTCCTTATGTGCTTCATGATAAGAAGTATACATCGCTGCCAAAGGAGGAAGATCCACTCACGATCAGTCTTGATGCGGCTATCAATCTTATTCAAAAGAAGCGTCTACAGGATGCACAGCGTCACTTAAAGACCTTCGAGGAAGATGCTAAGATGGAGGTGATGAATGGTCGTTACGGTCCTTATATCGCTTATGATGGTAAGAATTATCGTATGCCCAAAAACCTTCATGATAAGGCTGCCGAGCTTACTTATGAGCAGTGTATGGACATTGTAAAGAATGCTCCGGAACCAAAGCGTAAGAAGTAA
- a CDS encoding arylsulfatase — MTSTFVKTLLPLTAFGCVQGNAATPKKQQKPNIIYIMCDDMGYGDLGCYGQQYILTPNIDRMAKEGMRFTQAYAGAPVSAPSRACFMTGQHSGHTEVRGNKEYWAPSKPIYYGKNRDFSVVGQHPYDPEHVILPEIMKDNGYRTGMFGKWAGGYEGSKSTPDKRGVDEFYGYICQFQAHLYYPNFLNEYSRERGDSAVKRVVMQNNIDYPMFGEQYAQRKDYSADLIHQHALSWLKRQNKEKPFFGIFTYTLPHAELTQPNDSLVAFYKKKFFEDKTWGGQEGSRYNAVEHTHAQFAAMITRLDAYVGEILRTLDEQGLAENTLVIFTSDNGPHEEGGADPTFFNRDGKLRGLKRQCYEGGIRIPFIARWKGRVKEGVTNDLPFAFYDLMPTFCDVAGVRNFPKRYVNKKKTIDYFDGISIFPTLMSDEKAQKCHPHLYWEFAETNQIGVRMGDWKLIVIRGVPHLYNLATDLHEDKDVAQEHPELVDQMVKIIYQEHVDNPLFPITMPMERGK; from the coding sequence ATGACTTCAACATTTGTAAAAACGCTCTTGCCACTCACTGCTTTTGGATGTGTACAAGGCAATGCTGCGACTCCTAAAAAACAACAAAAGCCTAACATTATATATATCATGTGTGATGATATGGGCTATGGCGACCTTGGATGCTATGGTCAGCAGTACATCCTTACACCGAATATTGACCGCATGGCAAAGGAAGGTATGCGTTTTACACAAGCTTATGCGGGTGCACCAGTGAGTGCTCCATCGCGTGCCTGTTTTATGACAGGACAACATTCTGGACATACGGAAGTAAGAGGAAACAAGGAATATTGGGCACCAAGTAAGCCTATCTATTATGGAAAAAACCGTGATTTCAGCGTTGTTGGACAACATCCTTACGACCCAGAACATGTTATCCTACCTGAAATTATGAAAGACAATGGCTACCGTACGGGTATGTTCGGTAAGTGGGCTGGTGGTTATGAAGGCTCTAAGTCAACTCCAGATAAGCGTGGGGTGGATGAGTTTTATGGTTATATCTGTCAGTTCCAAGCACATCTTTATTACCCAAACTTCCTCAATGAATATAGCAGAGAGCGTGGAGACAGTGCGGTAAAGCGTGTTGTGATGCAGAACAATATTGACTATCCGATGTTTGGTGAGCAGTATGCGCAACGTAAAGACTACTCAGCCGACCTCATACATCAGCACGCTTTGAGTTGGCTGAAGCGTCAGAATAAGGAAAAACCATTCTTTGGTATCTTCACTTATACGCTTCCTCATGCAGAGCTAACACAACCCAACGACTCCCTCGTGGCTTTCTATAAAAAGAAGTTCTTTGAAGATAAGACTTGGGGAGGGCAGGAAGGTTCACGTTATAACGCCGTAGAGCATACCCACGCACAGTTTGCTGCGATGATAACTCGCCTTGATGCGTATGTTGGAGAGATCCTTCGTACCTTAGATGAGCAAGGACTTGCAGAAAATACACTCGTCATCTTCACCAGTGACAATGGTCCTCATGAGGAGGGTGGAGCCGACCCAACCTTCTTCAATCGTGATGGTAAGTTGCGAGGACTTAAACGCCAGTGTTACGAAGGAGGAATTCGTATTCCGTTTATTGCCCGTTGGAAGGGACGTGTTAAGGAAGGAGTGACCAATGACTTGCCGTTTGCATTCTACGACTTGATGCCAACTTTCTGTGATGTGGCAGGTGTACGCAACTTCCCAAAACGCTATGTTAATAAGAAAAAGACTATCGATTATTTCGATGGAATCTCTATTTTCCCAACCTTGATGAGCGATGAAAAGGCACAAAAATGCCACCCACACCTTTATTGGGAGTTTGCTGAGACCAATCAGATTGGTGTCCGTATGGGAGATTGGAAGCTCATTGTTATCCGTGGTGTACCACATCTTTACAACCTTGCAACAGACCTTCACGAAGATAAGGACGTAGCACAGGAACATCCAGAGCTTGTTGATCAGATGGTAAAGATTATCTATCAAGAGCATGTTGACAATCCGTTATTCCCGATTACAATGCCGATGGAAAGGGGAAAATAA
- a CDS encoding alpha/beta hydrolase, protein MNFKKLFLVMGLATATMTMSAQSVFDIKLYNGRPPYDNGDPNDSAKVRVFLPMEKQATGRAVVICPGGAYETLSMEKEGYDWGEFFQNQGIAAIVLKYRMPHGQPEVPVSDAEQAMKLVRLNATSWKINRNDVGIMGFSAGGHLAATIATRSQGEAKPNFQILFYPVISMMEGYGHDRSRQNFLGKNPSKRDEKKYSADMNVSRVTPRTFIALSDDDDTVPPANGVNFYTELYRNDVRGSLHVYPGGGHGWGSKIGFRYHEEMMMDLKAWLKSF, encoded by the coding sequence ATGAATTTTAAAAAACTTTTCCTCGTAATGGGGTTGGCCACTGCCACTATGACAATGTCGGCTCAAAGTGTCTTCGACATTAAACTTTATAATGGACGTCCACCTTACGATAATGGTGATCCAAACGACTCTGCCAAGGTTCGCGTATTCCTTCCTATGGAGAAACAAGCTACTGGTCGTGCCGTAGTTATCTGTCCGGGTGGTGCATACGAGACGCTTTCTATGGAGAAAGAGGGCTACGATTGGGGAGAATTCTTCCAGAACCAAGGTATTGCAGCTATCGTTTTGAAGTATCGTATGCCACATGGTCAGCCAGAAGTTCCAGTGTCTGACGCTGAACAGGCGATGAAACTTGTACGCTTGAATGCAACAAGCTGGAAGATTAATCGTAATGATGTTGGTATCATGGGATTCTCTGCTGGTGGCCACCTCGCTGCAACTATCGCAACAAGAAGTCAGGGTGAGGCAAAGCCTAACTTCCAAATTCTCTTCTATCCAGTTATCTCAATGATGGAAGGTTACGGACACGACAGAAGTCGTCAGAACTTCCTTGGTAAAAATCCAAGCAAGCGTGACGAGAAGAAATACAGTGCTGACATGAACGTAAGCCGTGTGACTCCACGCACTTTCATTGCACTCAGCGACGACGACGATACTGTTCCACCAGCTAATGGTGTAAACTTCTATACCGAGTTGTACCGCAATGACGTTCGTGGTTCGCTCCACGTTTATCCTGGTGGCGGCCACGGTTGGGGCAGCAAGATTGGCTTCCGCTACCATGAGGAAATGATGATGGACTTGAAGGCATGGTTGAAGAGTTTCTAA